From a single Methylacidiphilum kamchatkense Kam1 genomic region:
- a CDS encoding glycosyltransferase family 2 protein, with translation MNANLSIIIVSCNTQLLLHEALLSIEKSQDSLPKLVIVFDNGSKDGTEEMIKKFFPWVLYLRSETNLGFAKAVNAAATYAQGDYLLLLNSDARLEADSIRQAISWMETHTECAVCGAQLLNEDGTLQNSIANFPTLLTELGNKSLLRKLFPKKFPGKENKPKNPQAVESVIGAFFLVRKKIWDELGGLDERFFFFFEETDFCFRVIQKGYQVYHLPQVKVWHGQGKTAKTVLAEARIEYWKSRYRYFEIHHSYPEFLLLKIGLLLRLSFSLLFESLLYLLTLGRRNSERLRISYKIALWHLKGMPENMGLSKS, from the coding sequence ATGAATGCGAATTTATCGATAATTATAGTTAGTTGCAATACCCAACTGTTGCTTCATGAAGCTCTCCTTTCTATTGAAAAAAGCCAAGACTCTCTTCCCAAGCTAGTCATCGTCTTCGACAACGGGTCAAAAGATGGGACAGAAGAAATGATAAAAAAATTTTTTCCTTGGGTCCTTTATCTTCGTTCCGAAACGAACCTGGGGTTTGCCAAAGCAGTCAACGCTGCAGCCACATATGCTCAAGGCGACTATCTTTTATTGCTTAATTCTGATGCCAGGTTAGAAGCTGACTCCATCAGACAAGCTATTAGCTGGATGGAAACACACACAGAGTGTGCTGTGTGCGGGGCACAACTCCTTAATGAAGATGGGACCCTTCAAAATTCCATCGCCAATTTTCCTACTCTTTTAACTGAGTTAGGGAATAAGTCGTTGCTTCGAAAGCTGTTCCCGAAAAAATTCCCAGGTAAAGAAAATAAACCTAAAAACCCCCAAGCCGTTGAATCCGTTATTGGTGCCTTTTTCCTCGTTCGAAAGAAAATTTGGGATGAATTGGGAGGATTAGACGAACGGTTTTTTTTCTTTTTTGAAGAAACTGATTTTTGCTTTAGAGTCATACAAAAGGGCTATCAAGTGTATCATTTGCCACAAGTCAAAGTGTGGCATGGGCAAGGGAAAACAGCTAAAACGGTTCTTGCCGAAGCTCGAATCGAGTATTGGAAATCTCGATATAGGTACTTTGAAATCCACCATTCCTACCCCGAATTTCTCCTCTTAAAAATCGGTTTGTTGTTACGGCTTAGCTTTTCTTTGCTTTTTGAAAGCCTCCTGTATCTTCTAACTTTAGGCAGGCGTAATTCCGAACGCTTAAGGATTAGCTATAAAATCGCCCTTTGGCATCTCAAAGGAATGCCTGAGAACATGGGGCTATCTAAGAGTTAA
- a CDS encoding thioredoxin family protein produces MTNNKFIPLKKTTNRLYILTLFFYFLSLPFLLAAENPKWLTNYAQALSEAKKENKMVLMNFTGSDWCPWCQKLDKEVFSTQEFINYAQKNLVLLEVDFPQHKTQSAELKKQNEDLANQYNVDSFPTLILLSPSGEELSTFGYMPGGPGPFIDKIEKLRQKIISKN; encoded by the coding sequence ATGACCAATAATAAATTTATTCCTCTTAAAAAGACTACGAATCGCTTGTATATACTAACGCTTTTTTTTTATTTTTTATCTCTGCCTTTTCTTTTAGCTGCTGAAAATCCCAAATGGCTAACCAATTATGCACAAGCCCTATCTGAAGCTAAGAAAGAAAATAAAATGGTGTTAATGAATTTTACCGGCTCTGATTGGTGTCCTTGGTGCCAAAAACTTGATAAAGAAGTTTTTTCAACCCAAGAGTTCATAAACTATGCTCAAAAAAATCTCGTCTTACTCGAAGTAGATTTCCCTCAGCATAAAACTCAATCGGCAGAATTAAAAAAACAGAATGAGGATCTAGCAAACCAATACAACGTGGATTCTTTTCCAACATTGATCCTTTTGTCTCCAAGCGGTGAAGAGCTTTCCACCTTTGGCTATATGCCTGGAGGACCCGGACCATTCATCGACAAAATTGAGAAATTACGTCAAAAAATCATTTCCAAAAACTAA
- a CDS encoding glycosyltransferase family protein — translation MKGDLLHYSFPTIDFTITKLPEYAHSFAKEALEKGRSWSWLDVLFRPPWRFFRSYILKLGFLDGFPGFYVASMAAFSNFFRYSKLFELSKSCDRSNTTQRDLNQGK, via the coding sequence TTGAAAGGAGACCTTCTTCATTATTCGTTTCCTACGATCGATTTTACGATTACCAAACTTCCTGAGTACGCTCATTCTTTTGCCAAAGAAGCATTAGAAAAAGGAAGGTCGTGGAGTTGGCTCGATGTGCTCTTTAGACCGCCCTGGAGATTTTTTAGAAGCTACATTCTGAAATTAGGTTTTCTCGATGGGTTCCCAGGATTTTATGTGGCGTCCATGGCGGCCTTTTCTAATTTTTTTAGGTATAGCAAACTTTTCGAATTGTCTAAAAGCTGCGACCGTAGCAACACTACTCAAAGGGATCTCAATCAAGGAAAATAG
- the panB gene encoding 3-methyl-2-oxobutanoate hydroxymethyltransferase: MNSIKITTDWIRHRKNSGEKIAALTVVDYPTAKILDEAGLPLLLVGDSLGMVVLGYEDTTKVSLEDMLHHVRAVARAKVKALVVADMPYGWNRDPHQALYCAQKLCDAGAEAVKVEGGTEIAATVEMLLAKGIQVMGHIGLMPQFLGETPRYRKQGLSEEEKKKISEDALFLSRAGVFAIVLEAVEDQLAEEITKRVEVPTIGIGSGKCCDGQILVFHDLMGLFPWFRPKFVQPKLNLALLIKEAAMAYKKEVQEALPKSFR; this comes from the coding sequence ATGAACTCGATAAAAATAACAACAGATTGGATAAGACACCGGAAAAATAGCGGGGAAAAGATTGCGGCATTGACTGTTGTCGATTATCCGACAGCGAAAATTCTTGACGAAGCAGGTCTGCCACTCCTGTTAGTAGGGGATTCTCTTGGAATGGTAGTATTGGGTTATGAAGATACGACAAAAGTCAGCTTGGAGGATATGCTTCATCATGTTCGAGCGGTTGCTCGCGCAAAAGTCAAAGCGTTAGTTGTTGCCGATATGCCTTATGGTTGGAATCGTGATCCTCATCAGGCCCTTTATTGTGCTCAAAAACTCTGTGATGCGGGAGCAGAAGCAGTAAAAGTTGAAGGTGGAACGGAAATTGCCGCTACCGTAGAAATGCTTCTTGCCAAAGGCATTCAGGTGATGGGACATATTGGGTTAATGCCTCAATTCTTGGGAGAGACTCCAAGGTATAGGAAGCAGGGATTAAGTGAAGAGGAAAAAAAGAAGATTAGTGAGGATGCGCTTTTTTTAAGCAGGGCAGGTGTTTTTGCTATTGTGCTTGAGGCTGTAGAAGATCAGCTGGCAGAAGAAATTACCAAAAGAGTGGAGGTCCCAACAATTGGGATTGGCTCAGGCAAATGTTGCGATGGACAGATCCTTGTTTTCCATGATCTTATGGGACTTTTCCCATGGTTTCGGCCAAAATTCGTTCAACCAAAATTAAATTTGGCTTTGCTTATTAAAGAAGCAGCAATGGCTTATAAGAAAGAGGTTCAAGAAGCCCTCCCTAAATCATTTAGATGA
- the folK gene encoding 2-amino-4-hydroxy-6-hydroxymethyldihydropteridine diphosphokinase — protein MKVGIGVGTNQGKREEQIREALAFLKGLTEGEHFLCSSIWETEPVDCPIGSQCFLNCVVEIETSLSSRNLLQCLQDFELSQGRLPLSLREKNGPRPIDLDILYYGSNIIVEPDLLIPHPRISQRRFVLGPLAEIRPELILPGYAKTIKSLLHELDKNNNRLDKTPEK, from the coding sequence ATGAAAGTAGGCATAGGAGTGGGGACCAATCAGGGGAAAAGAGAAGAGCAAATCAGGGAAGCTTTAGCCTTTTTAAAAGGATTAACCGAAGGAGAACATTTTCTTTGCTCTTCTATTTGGGAAACCGAGCCAGTAGATTGTCCCATAGGCTCACAATGTTTTCTGAATTGTGTTGTAGAAATTGAGACCTCTCTCTCTTCCCGAAACTTATTGCAGTGTCTTCAAGATTTCGAACTTTCTCAAGGAAGATTGCCTCTCTCCCTACGAGAAAAGAATGGGCCTCGACCGATCGATTTGGATATTTTATATTATGGTTCTAACATTATCGTTGAACCTGATCTTCTCATTCCTCATCCGCGCATTAGTCAAAGGCGTTTTGTTCTAGGGCCTCTTGCCGAAATTCGACCAGAACTCATCCTACCAGGATACGCCAAAACCATAAAAAGCCTTCTTCATGAACTCGATAAAAATAACAACAGATTGGATAAGACACCGGAAAAATAG
- a CDS encoding glycosyltransferase family 2 protein encodes MNPPAVTVAIPTYNGEKTIEKAILSALNQSWPNKEILVINNGSTDKTAEIIEKFRGAVSHVFFKEKIGRAKARNEALQRANGHWIQWLDHDDYLEPNKIKNHFSLTTELDAIDVFYSPIIAVSPEGKEKYVPSAQTMHKPLLSLWFSSELPQTGGYLWKKESAIKIGGWREDAPLFDDYELVGRAIQSNLRFSLTPIPGAYWNYRNKPMPHEQALDFINQKKKCMDRMVQWLIQTGRMDPELQIEIGKAYFLIARWLAREGKIEEAVALERKQKALGLFYVDGSWRYNVLYSLFGFLATEKIQSLFRQR; translated from the coding sequence ATGAACCCACCGGCTGTGACGGTCGCCATTCCCACCTATAATGGCGAAAAAACGATCGAAAAGGCCATTCTTAGCGCTCTCAATCAATCATGGCCAAACAAAGAGATCCTCGTCATTAACAATGGGTCTACTGATAAAACTGCTGAAATTATTGAAAAGTTTAGAGGCGCGGTTTCGCATGTTTTTTTCAAAGAAAAAATTGGTAGAGCTAAAGCCAGAAATGAAGCATTGCAAAGAGCCAATGGTCACTGGATACAGTGGCTCGATCACGACGATTATTTAGAGCCGAATAAAATTAAAAACCACTTTTCTCTAACAACCGAATTAGATGCTATCGATGTCTTCTATTCCCCTATCATTGCTGTTTCTCCGGAAGGAAAAGAGAAATATGTCCCCTCGGCCCAAACGATGCATAAACCTCTTCTTTCTCTCTGGTTTTCCTCCGAACTGCCGCAAACAGGTGGGTATCTTTGGAAAAAAGAATCGGCTATAAAAATTGGTGGCTGGAGAGAGGATGCCCCACTGTTTGATGATTATGAACTTGTAGGAAGAGCCATTCAATCGAATTTAAGATTTTCTTTGACGCCGATTCCTGGAGCTTATTGGAATTATAGAAACAAGCCTATGCCGCATGAACAAGCTTTAGATTTCATTAACCAAAAAAAGAAATGTATGGATAGGATGGTGCAGTGGTTGATTCAAACTGGCCGCATGGATCCTGAGCTTCAAATAGAAATTGGTAAAGCCTACTTTTTAATTGCCAGATGGCTTGCAAGAGAAGGGAAAATAGAGGAAGCAGTCGCTTTAGAAAGAAAGCAAAAAGCATTAGGACTTTTTTATGTCGATGGGTCTTGGAGATACAATGTTTTGTATTCTCTTTTTGGATTTCTTGCTACAGAAAAGATTCAAAGCCTTTTTAGGCAGAGATGA
- a CDS encoding DUF3455 domain-containing protein: MLPSHTMIVLVAEAKGVQIYSSQPQIGKKNSFEWKLTAPQALLFDKSGKQIGKHYAGPSWELNDGSKITALLPPLAKVEQKTAVPWLLLKVKNHEGKGLLSNVQYVIRVATLGGLPPKKAPAKENQCSKISYRATYLFLARSTQSF; this comes from the coding sequence GTGCTTCCATCCCATACGATGATTGTTTTGGTAGCCGAGGCAAAAGGGGTTCAGATCTATTCCAGTCAGCCCCAAATTGGGAAAAAAAACAGCTTCGAATGGAAATTGACAGCTCCACAAGCCTTACTATTTGATAAATCAGGAAAACAAATAGGCAAGCATTATGCTGGGCCAAGTTGGGAGCTCAACGATGGGAGTAAAATAACCGCTCTGCTTCCTCCCCTAGCGAAAGTAGAACAAAAGACAGCTGTTCCCTGGTTGCTTCTAAAAGTTAAAAATCACGAAGGCAAAGGTCTTTTAAGTAATGTCCAATATGTCATTCGGGTTGCTACCCTAGGAGGTCTCCCACCTAAAAAAGCACCTGCTAAAGAAAATCAATGTTCGAAAATATCCTACCGAGCCACTTATCTTTTTTTAGCAAGGTCGACCCAATCTTTTTGA
- a CDS encoding glycosyltransferase family 2 protein, whose amino-acid sequence MIAKNQAHNLPRSLGSVASWVSEIVLVINDCTDETESVAKRYGARVEERPWSCRRDQKNIALDLASYQWILGLDADEVVSDALRQDIHNFFREDHLKYAGAYFPRKTWLIDRWITHGDFYPDYNLRLFRKDCGRWGAVESMIKLSFKERLKS is encoded by the coding sequence ATGATAGCGAAGAACCAGGCGCATAATTTGCCCAGAAGTTTAGGTAGTGTGGCCTCATGGGTCAGCGAAATTGTCCTTGTCATTAACGATTGTACCGATGAAACGGAATCTGTGGCAAAGCGTTATGGAGCACGTGTGGAAGAAAGACCGTGGAGCTGTCGTAGAGATCAAAAAAATATAGCCCTCGATTTGGCTTCCTATCAGTGGATTTTAGGATTAGACGCCGATGAGGTTGTCTCTGATGCATTACGGCAAGATATCCATAACTTTTTTAGAGAGGATCATCTGAAGTACGCTGGGGCTTATTTTCCAAGAAAAACATGGTTAATCGATCGGTGGATTACCCATGGGGATTTTTATCCTGATTATAATTTGAGGCTTTTTCGAAAAGATTGTGGACGTTGGGGGGCAGTAGAGAGCATGATAAAGTTATCGTTCAAGGAAAGGTTAAAAAGTTGA
- a CDS encoding glycosyltransferase family 4 protein: MLAKGLKELEIPVLVACPQNAELSSLLEDYGIETVRWEKNLSGIFQLGKIIKSREISILHAHHGRDYWPTIVAGSLAATKPKIVLSRHMAKSPGSWISKHYLLEFCDCLVAVSQFTKKVLTQGDYDPRCPIKERHQRDPLLGDHRKIKVVYGGIDTQRFYPKKATQLRNQLGIGDEHFLFGMIGSYDFPVGKGQVEFIEAANQVRKLLPKSRFLLIGRGNMQQLLEEKIKSYFLQNHFFLIPHNSEIENWINALDCLVHPAIATEAFGLVILEAFACGKPVIASFLDGIPEAFEACQFGRLIPPWSIQALSQAMVDIGNWPPLPEEKRWDYHKKIASSYAYNIMAKNMLKLYDTL, from the coding sequence TTGCTTGCAAAGGGTCTCAAAGAATTAGAGATTCCTGTCCTCGTTGCTTGTCCACAAAACGCAGAACTTTCCTCTTTATTAGAAGACTATGGGATCGAAACGGTCCGTTGGGAAAAAAATCTTTCTGGGATTTTCCAGTTAGGGAAAATAATTAAGAGTCGAGAAATTTCCATTTTGCATGCGCATCATGGCAGAGATTATTGGCCAACCATTGTCGCTGGTTCTTTGGCCGCAACCAAACCCAAAATTGTGCTCTCGCGTCATATGGCTAAAAGCCCTGGTTCTTGGATCAGCAAACATTATCTTTTAGAGTTTTGCGACTGTTTGGTTGCAGTCTCTCAATTTACGAAAAAAGTTCTCACCCAGGGAGATTACGATCCACGATGTCCAATAAAAGAACGGCACCAAAGAGATCCGCTTTTGGGGGACCACAGAAAAATTAAAGTCGTCTATGGGGGCATTGACACCCAACGATTCTACCCCAAAAAAGCAACCCAGTTAAGGAATCAATTAGGGATTGGTGACGAACATTTTCTTTTCGGAATGATTGGCAGTTATGATTTTCCAGTGGGAAAAGGTCAGGTGGAATTTATCGAAGCAGCAAACCAAGTTCGAAAACTGCTTCCAAAGAGCCGATTCCTCCTAATTGGAAGAGGGAACATGCAACAGTTGCTTGAAGAAAAAATAAAAAGTTATTTTTTGCAAAACCACTTCTTTCTCATCCCTCATAACTCAGAAATAGAAAACTGGATCAATGCACTCGACTGTTTGGTTCATCCAGCCATCGCCACTGAAGCTTTTGGCTTAGTTATCTTAGAAGCATTTGCCTGCGGCAAGCCAGTCATTGCCTCTTTTTTAGACGGCATCCCTGAAGCTTTTGAGGCCTGTCAGTTTGGCAGGCTAATCCCTCCATGGTCCATACAAGCATTATCTCAAGCAATGGTTGATATCGGAAATTGGCCGCCACTTCCAGAAGAAAAACGCTGGGATTATCATAAAAAAATTGCCTCTTCTTATGCCTACAACATTATGGCAAAAAACATGTTAAAGCTATATGATACGCTATAG
- a CDS encoding polysaccharide deacetylase family protein has protein sequence MAGLPKISSKLDDSFTHLSHYRRVYGDKTPILMYHHIGKSPKESKFPSLWVSNLLFERQLGEFWSMEWPSITLGEFVAASCSVCRGVIISFDDAYQSVFTRALPLLNRFRMRAILFVVAGYIGKTNEWDRPLGEPAHKLMTKEEIKEWIASGQEIGSHTFSHPHLPLLSSKELKKEIEDSKKYLEDTFSVPIRHFSFPYGQYTKQCLEIVEQAGYESACQIGEGVNLPGENPFALKRLTARRPKRNLRTFLHMLLPFRHTA, from the coding sequence ATGGCTGGCTTACCTAAAATCTCTTCCAAACTCGATGACTCCTTTACCCATCTGTCTCATTACCGAAGAGTTTATGGAGATAAGACCCCCATACTCATGTACCATCATATTGGAAAAAGTCCAAAAGAATCAAAATTCCCTTCATTGTGGGTTTCCAATTTGCTCTTTGAAAGACAATTAGGAGAATTCTGGTCAATGGAATGGCCATCCATAACGCTTGGAGAATTTGTCGCAGCAAGTTGTTCGGTTTGTCGTGGGGTTATTATCAGTTTTGATGATGCGTATCAATCTGTTTTTACTCGAGCCTTGCCGCTTTTAAATCGCTTTCGCATGCGAGCCATTCTGTTTGTGGTTGCTGGATATATTGGGAAAACGAACGAATGGGATAGGCCTTTAGGAGAGCCAGCACATAAGCTAATGACTAAAGAAGAGATTAAGGAGTGGATTGCTTCTGGTCAGGAAATTGGTAGTCATACTTTTTCGCATCCGCATTTGCCTCTTCTTTCTAGTAAAGAGCTGAAAAAGGAAATCGAGGATTCAAAAAAGTATCTGGAGGATACTTTCTCCGTACCGATCCGCCATTTTTCTTTTCCTTATGGGCAATACACGAAACAATGCCTGGAGATAGTGGAGCAAGCTGGATATGAATCTGCTTGTCAAATTGGAGAAGGAGTGAATTTGCCAGGAGAAAATCCTTTTGCTCTTAAAAGACTGACTGCCCGTAGGCCCAAAAGGAACTTAAGAACTTTCTTGCATATGCTCTTGCCTTTTAGACATACCGCCTGA
- a CDS encoding class I SAM-dependent methyltransferase has protein sequence MMLPNITKCRICGCEASHPVYIAQETIMGSFERFVYFKCLECGCLQIDPIPTDLARHYTANYQSKILEFGTMAKKSLFKKYLAWFLLFTGNKKESSLGVIRKLFPGFLWQFKELGIHPHSKILDYGCGRAQFLLRLYSWGFENLYGLDPYWQGPEIETKEIVIKKGDYSQLRDQFDLIVLNHVIEHLEEPLIVLKILRDHLKENGVILVNTPLVDSYGWRKFGNAWAMWDPPRHLHIFSVKSMALAAKKCGLKVEKVKYDSGKNLWTTSQLFSMNPESHSGLAISQKELTKRQKPMNKFLRMMEAIGDSDMASFYLRIS, from the coding sequence ATGATGCTCCCTAATATTACGAAATGCAGGATTTGTGGCTGTGAGGCTAGTCATCCTGTGTATATCGCTCAAGAAACCATTATGGGGAGTTTTGAGCGCTTTGTTTATTTCAAATGTTTAGAGTGTGGCTGTTTGCAGATCGATCCTATTCCTACAGATTTGGCAAGACATTACACGGCTAACTATCAGTCCAAAATTTTAGAATTTGGAACGATGGCAAAAAAAAGCCTTTTTAAAAAATATTTAGCTTGGTTCCTTTTGTTTACGGGAAATAAAAAAGAAAGCTCTCTAGGGGTTATAAGAAAATTATTTCCTGGCTTTCTCTGGCAATTTAAAGAACTAGGCATCCATCCACACTCAAAAATTCTTGATTATGGTTGTGGAAGGGCTCAATTTCTCTTAAGGCTGTATAGTTGGGGATTTGAAAATCTTTATGGCTTAGATCCTTATTGGCAAGGTCCAGAAATTGAGACAAAAGAAATAGTCATAAAAAAGGGGGATTATTCTCAGCTAAGGGACCAATTTGATCTAATCGTTTTAAATCATGTGATAGAGCATTTAGAAGAGCCTCTTATTGTTTTGAAAATTTTGAGAGATCATCTCAAGGAAAATGGGGTAATCTTGGTGAATACTCCGCTTGTGGATAGTTACGGATGGAGAAAGTTTGGAAATGCTTGGGCGATGTGGGATCCGCCTCGACACCTTCATATATTTAGCGTCAAATCGATGGCATTGGCTGCTAAAAAATGTGGATTAAAAGTTGAAAAAGTTAAATACGATTCTGGTAAAAATCTTTGGACGACTTCCCAACTCTTTTCAATGAATCCTGAATCGCATTCTGGCTTGGCTATTTCCCAAAAAGAATTGACAAAACGACAAAAGCCTATGAACAAATTTTTAAGGATGATGGAAGCGATAGGGGATAGTGATATGGCTTCTTTTTATTTAAGAATCAGCTGA
- a CDS encoding polysaccharide deacetylase family protein produces the protein MNRRFFFKKVFFTLFGFSIGYSLRDVFPLQKPTINYNATPTAPGSSKNPLDIEVPFVHSGPGFGRRIAITFDDGPVPHTTEMVLRALESRKIPATFFMLGEHVKAYPSLAREVLAAGHEIGNHTFNHPQLSKLSDAQVEDQIRVTQDLIVEATGTRPVWLRPPYGAFRRSQAHIAYKFKLGVALWNVDTRDWTKPGVQKVMQIIEKETRPGSIILLHDIHKETAQMTGQILDYLLEKEYEFSTISGFIGNPYAPARVPS, from the coding sequence ATGAATAGAAGATTTTTTTTCAAGAAAGTTTTCTTCACACTCTTTGGTTTTAGTATTGGCTATTCTCTTAGAGATGTATTTCCTCTGCAAAAGCCAACTATTAACTATAATGCGACTCCTACAGCTCCAGGCTCTTCTAAAAACCCATTAGATATTGAAGTCCCCTTTGTTCATAGCGGTCCTGGCTTTGGGAGAAGAATTGCAATAACTTTTGATGATGGACCCGTTCCACATACGACTGAAATGGTTTTGCGCGCTTTAGAAAGCAGGAAAATCCCTGCAACTTTTTTCATGCTTGGAGAGCACGTGAAGGCCTATCCTTCTTTAGCCAGAGAAGTGCTTGCAGCAGGACATGAGATTGGCAATCATACATTCAATCATCCCCAACTTTCTAAGCTGTCCGATGCTCAAGTAGAAGATCAGATCCGCGTTACCCAAGACTTAATTGTGGAAGCTACAGGCACTCGTCCGGTATGGCTGAGACCTCCTTATGGAGCATTCCGACGCTCTCAAGCTCATATAGCCTATAAATTCAAGCTAGGGGTGGCCCTATGGAATGTGGATACAAGAGATTGGACGAAGCCAGGGGTACAAAAAGTAATGCAGATTATAGAGAAGGAAACGAGGCCTGGTTCAATCATTCTTTTGCACGATATTCATAAAGAAACCGCACAAATGACAGGACAAATACTCGATTATCTTCTGGAAAAAGAATATGAGTTTTCGACCATTTCTGGATTTATTGGCAATCCCTATGCGCCAGCTCGAGTTCCTTCCTGA
- a CDS encoding glycosyltransferase family 2 protein, with protein MDPKVTIGIPAYNPGKWIIQTLESALSQDWEKKEIIVIDSGSTDETPSILNKYKDKIKLISLKKTLGTAESRNLILLEATGEWIQYIDHDDYLVKGKIKTQFEEAKEQLDSADVLYSPTYVEIWKNGASIHPNNLLGADSYQDPLILWLSWDMPQIGSYIWRKQSLLKIGGWDNFHLCEDYSLYMRAITNKLKFVYCPTPGAVYRVGHRRSRAVSHFIELLKDHDALLEEMIEYLKKEKMLTEARQAAILKNRFQKFLAYKSVDLSIAEAYFKKHKELLKKKLPFRYRFALSLGLSFSDIHKIKYMSRRLLPFFKEK; from the coding sequence ATGGATCCAAAAGTCACCATTGGCATTCCTGCATATAATCCTGGAAAATGGATTATCCAAACTTTAGAAAGTGCTCTATCCCAGGATTGGGAAAAAAAAGAAATCATAGTGATTGACTCAGGTTCCACTGATGAAACTCCTTCTATTTTAAATAAATACAAGGATAAAATTAAGCTTATCAGTCTAAAAAAGACATTAGGTACCGCTGAGAGTAGAAATTTAATCCTTTTGGAAGCGACTGGCGAATGGATTCAGTACATCGATCATGACGATTATTTAGTGAAAGGAAAAATAAAAACACAATTTGAGGAAGCAAAAGAACAGCTCGATTCTGCCGATGTCTTATACTCTCCAACTTATGTTGAAATCTGGAAAAATGGGGCATCCATCCACCCAAATAATTTGCTAGGTGCTGATTCCTACCAAGATCCCTTAATTCTATGGCTTTCCTGGGATATGCCACAAATAGGATCCTATATTTGGCGAAAACAATCCCTGCTTAAAATTGGCGGATGGGACAACTTCCATCTTTGTGAAGATTATAGCCTTTATATGCGCGCTATTACCAATAAATTGAAGTTTGTTTATTGTCCTACTCCTGGAGCTGTTTACCGTGTAGGCCATAGGCGCAGCCGAGCAGTTAGCCATTTTATAGAACTTCTTAAGGATCATGATGCTCTCCTTGAGGAAATGATTGAATATTTGAAAAAAGAAAAGATGCTCACTGAAGCAAGACAAGCAGCGATTCTAAAAAACCGATTTCAAAAGTTTTTAGCCTATAAATCCGTAGATCTCTCCATAGCTGAAGCCTATTTCAAAAAACATAAGGAATTATTGAAAAAAAAATTACCTTTCCGTTATCGCTTTGCTCTTTCTTTAGGGCTTTCCTTTTCAGATATACACAAAATCAAATACATGAGCAGACGTCTCTTGCCTTTCTTTAAAGAGAAATAA